The sequence below is a genomic window from Nitrospirota bacterium.
GCGCGGGGAGATACTGACCGCCTCGCCCGAGTTCCTCCTCGCCATCTCGTACAATCCGGGATACCAGAGCGTGCTGAAGGACCTGAAGCAGAGCACCCGGCAGCGGTTCCTCGCCATTGAATTCAACTACCCGCAGCGGGAGCTCGAGATGGAGATCGTCGTGCACGAGACCGGGGTGCCGATGCGTGTCGCCGAGCTGCTCGTCAGTTTTGCAGAGAAGACCAGGAATCTCGTGGATGCGGGGCTTACCGAGGGGGCGAGCACGAGGCTTCTCATTCATGCCGCACGTCTGATCCGCTCGGATATTCCGCCGAGAAAGGCGTGCGAAGTGGCGATATCCGAGGCCCTTACCGATGACCACGAGATGCTGAAGGCCCTCTCCGAGATTGTCCAGTCGCTGTTCTGAGTTCCCGGTTCCGTACGGAACCTAACCTCCGCTGCCGTACTCCTGACCCCTATGCCGATTACCATCGATACCCATAGCGAGCGTCTTATAGGCGAGCTCATCAAGAACCTGAGGCTCAATTTCTTCGATAATCAGGACATCATCGGGATCATCGATGCGGTCGATACCTTTGACGAGCGCCTCAGGCTCAAGGTGCTCGTCCTCTGCGTCATCCTCTCCGACGAGACCCCGTCGATCATCCCCAGCACCCTGCGGCGCATACAGAAGGTCGGCCGGAAGCTCGATGCAGCGGACCTCGAGAAATGGATCGACAGCGCTGCCGAGATCCTGAACGGCCAGGGCACCGACGCCTTCTTCCGCTTCGTTTCGCGGACGGATGAGGAGCACCTCAAGGCCTTTGCCGGTGTCGACCGGCTGCGTTTCAAGGAGGTGGCGACGACGATAGAGCTCTACCTCAAGGGGATCTCGGGAAGCGATCTCGCCGTCGGCACGGATATCGAG
It includes:
- a CDS encoding CbbQ/NirQ/NorQ/GpvN family protein yields the protein MKADIVKIEEYLIEEEPYYLEVNGEKALFEAGYRNRIPVLLKGPTGCGKTRFMEYMAWQFKRPLVTVSCHDDLTVSDLVGRYLIRGDETEWVDGPLTRAVKAGGFCYLDEIVEARKDTTVVIHPLADHRRILPIEKRGEILTASPEFLLAISYNPGYQSVLKDLKQSTRQRFLAIEFNYPQRELEMEIVVHETGVPMRVAELLVSFAEKTRNLVDAGLTEGASTRLLIHAARLIRSDIPPRKACEVAISEALTDDHEMLKALSEIVQSLF